The proteins below are encoded in one region of Rhizobium sp. 9140:
- a CDS encoding glycosyltransferase family 2 protein: protein MMHSRIELTPKAAPLALSVFIICKNEEAYLENCIESLAGCAEIVIVDSGSTDGTLPLIRRYIAAGWPIRLFEEAWRGYAGQKQFALDQCTQPWCLNVDSDERLDGPLRADLPRLLNAEPEVVAWRVARRPCLIGHGFTPLHVRERKNLRLVRRGKGAYDLSQAVHEGISADGTVRNAQTGSLLHYRPLPMDEQILKENHYSTLKADQAYNTGRRPKALSLVFSPPIYFLRLYLKTGLWRCGTSGFIEAMTGAVYSFLTQAKLHQRHALRTRANLDDSQNR, encoded by the coding sequence ATGATGCACAGCAGAATAGAACTTACCCCCAAGGCGGCGCCTCTTGCCCTTTCTGTGTTCATCATCTGCAAGAACGAGGAAGCCTATCTCGAGAACTGCATCGAGAGTCTTGCCGGATGTGCAGAGATCGTCATCGTTGATTCCGGTTCGACCGACGGCACCCTGCCGCTCATCCGCCGCTACATCGCCGCAGGCTGGCCCATCCGCCTCTTCGAGGAGGCATGGCGGGGCTATGCCGGGCAGAAACAGTTCGCGCTCGACCAGTGCACGCAGCCCTGGTGCCTGAACGTCGATTCCGACGAGCGGCTGGACGGGCCGCTTCGCGCAGACTTGCCGAGGCTTCTGAATGCGGAGCCCGAGGTGGTCGCCTGGAGGGTCGCAAGGCGGCCGTGCCTCATCGGCCATGGGTTCACGCCTCTGCATGTCCGCGAGCGCAAGAACCTGCGGCTCGTTCGGCGCGGCAAGGGCGCCTACGATCTCAGTCAGGCGGTGCATGAGGGGATCTCGGCGGATGGCACCGTGCGCAATGCGCAGACCGGCAGCCTGCTGCACTACCGTCCGCTGCCGATGGACGAGCAGATTCTCAAGGAAAATCATTACTCCACGCTGAAGGCCGATCAGGCCTACAATACCGGCCGGCGCCCGAAGGCGCTCAGTCTGGTTTTCTCGCCCCCGATCTATTTTCTCCGGCTTTACCTGAAGACCGGCCTCTGGCGCTGCGGCACCTCCGGCTTCATCGAGGCCATGACCGGTGCGGTCTATTCCTTCCTGACCCAGGCAAAGCTCCACCAGCGGCACGCTCTTCGCACCCGCGCCAATCTCGACGATTCGCAGAACAGGTAA
- the trxB gene encoding thioredoxin-disulfide reductase — translation MTSRHTKLLIIGSGPAGYTAAIYAARAMLNPVLIAGMEQGGQLMITTDVENYPGFGDPIQGPWLMEQMLKQAVHVGTEIVSDLVTSVDVSVRPFRLTTDSGTAWTADTIVIATGAKAKWLGIETEETFKGFGVSACATCDGFFYRNKDVIVVGGGNSAVEEALYLSNLAKTVTVVHRRDHFRAERILQERLFAKPNVKIVWDHEIAAYTGTPPKPPMPASVTGVTLRNTRTGEMSEMPIDGVFVAIGHAPATELFKGKLRLKPNGYLWTAPDSTATDVEGVYAAGDVTDDIYRQAITAAGMGCMAALEAEKFLAGHMPVAIAAE, via the coding sequence ATGACGTCCCGCCACACGAAACTCCTTATCATCGGCTCCGGCCCGGCCGGCTACACCGCCGCTATCTACGCCGCCCGCGCCATGCTGAACCCCGTTCTCATCGCCGGCATGGAACAGGGCGGCCAGCTGATGATCACCACGGATGTTGAAAACTATCCGGGCTTCGGCGATCCGATCCAAGGCCCGTGGTTGATGGAGCAGATGCTGAAGCAGGCCGTGCATGTCGGCACGGAGATCGTCAGCGACCTCGTGACGTCCGTGGACGTCTCGGTCCGCCCGTTCCGCCTGACGACCGATAGCGGCACCGCCTGGACCGCCGATACCATCGTTATCGCCACCGGCGCCAAGGCGAAGTGGCTCGGGATCGAGACGGAGGAGACATTCAAGGGCTTCGGCGTCTCCGCCTGCGCGACCTGCGACGGCTTCTTCTACCGCAACAAGGACGTCATCGTCGTCGGTGGCGGCAACTCGGCCGTCGAGGAAGCGCTCTATCTGTCGAACCTCGCGAAAACCGTGACCGTCGTGCACCGCCGCGACCACTTCCGGGCCGAACGCATTCTGCAAGAGCGCCTGTTCGCCAAGCCGAACGTGAAGATCGTCTGGGACCACGAGATCGCCGCCTATACCGGCACGCCACCGAAGCCGCCTATGCCGGCCTCCGTCACCGGCGTCACTCTACGCAACACGCGCACGGGCGAGATGTCGGAGATGCCGATCGACGGCGTCTTCGTGGCCATCGGCCACGCGCCGGCAACCGAACTTTTCAAGGGAAAGCTGCGTCTGAAGCCGAACGGCTACCTCTGGACGGCACCCGATTCGACGGCAACGGATGTCGAGGGCGTGTATGCCGCCGGCGATGTGACCGACGATATCTACCGGCAGGCGATCACGGCGGCAGGAATGGGCTGCATGGCCGCGCTGGAAGCCGAGAAATTTCTGGCGGGTCATATGCCCGTCGCAATTGCAGCCGAGTAG
- a CDS encoding LysR family transcriptional regulator VtlR produces the protein MPLDWDKLRIFHAAAEAGSFTHAADKLHLSQSAISRQVSSLEQDVGIKLFHRHARGLILTEQGEILYRTAHEVLMKLESVKVLLTETTDKPSGKLRITTTVGLGQGWLTDKVQEFLALYPDMSVQLILDNEELDVNMRHADCAIRLRQPQQSDLIQRKLFTVHMHLYAAPSYINKHGEPQSIEDLDNHRIITFGEPAPNYLLDVNWLAIAGRESDNPRTSHLQINSQTSIKRACLLGIGIAMMPDYIVGRDPGLIQLPIGADIPSFDTYFCYPDELKNAAKLKVFRDFIVSKARNWNF, from the coding sequence ATGCCGCTTGACTGGGATAAACTGCGCATCTTCCATGCGGCGGCGGAAGCAGGTTCCTTTACCCATGCGGCCGACAAGCTGCATCTGTCCCAGTCAGCCATCAGCCGGCAGGTCTCCTCACTGGAGCAGGATGTCGGCATCAAGCTCTTTCACCGTCATGCCCGCGGCCTGATCCTCACCGAACAGGGCGAGATCCTGTATCGCACTGCGCATGAAGTGCTGATGAAGCTGGAAAGCGTGAAGGTCCTCCTGACGGAAACGACCGACAAGCCGTCCGGCAAGCTGCGCATCACCACCACCGTCGGCCTCGGCCAAGGCTGGCTGACGGATAAGGTGCAGGAGTTTCTGGCGCTGTATCCCGATATGTCGGTCCAGCTCATCCTCGACAACGAGGAACTCGACGTGAACATGCGCCACGCCGATTGCGCCATCCGCCTTCGTCAGCCGCAGCAGTCGGATCTGATCCAGCGCAAGCTGTTCACGGTGCACATGCACCTTTACGCCGCCCCCTCCTACATCAACAAGCATGGCGAGCCGCAGTCTATCGAGGACCTCGACAACCACCGTATCATCACCTTCGGCGAGCCGGCGCCGAACTATCTTCTCGACGTGAACTGGCTGGCGATTGCGGGACGAGAGAGCGACAATCCACGCACTTCGCACCTGCAGATCAACAGTCAGACCTCCATCAAGCGTGCTTGTCTGCTCGGCATCGGCATTGCCATGATGCCGGACTACATCGTCGGGCGCGATCCTGGCCTGATCCAGTTGCCCATCGGCGCCGATATCCCGTCATTCGATACGTATTTCTGCTATCCCGATGAGTTGAAAAATGCGGCGAAGCTGAAGGTCTTCCGGGACTTCATCGTCTCCAAGGCGCGCAACTGGAACTTCTAG
- a CDS encoding ArsR/SmtB family transcription factor has protein sequence MDLTEILKALAHPKRVEILTKLKDPHAHFSSQAHPVEMGVCASQFETVGLSQSTVSAHLAILQRADLVTTRRVGQWIFYKRNEDTIQAFLAEIGTAL, from the coding sequence ATGGACCTGACCGAAATTCTCAAGGCGCTGGCGCATCCCAAGCGGGTGGAGATTCTGACCAAGCTGAAGGATCCCCACGCGCATTTTTCGTCTCAGGCGCACCCCGTCGAGATGGGCGTCTGCGCCAGCCAGTTCGAGACGGTCGGCCTGTCGCAATCCACCGTATCGGCGCATCTTGCCATCCTTCAGCGCGCAGACCTGGTGACGACCCGACGCGTCGGCCAGTGGATCTTCTACAAGCGCAACGAAGACACCATTCAGGCGTTCCTTGCCGAAATCGGCACAGCCCTCTGA
- a CDS encoding alkene reductase, with the protein MTSLFDPTTAGDIALANRIVMAPLTRNRSPGAVPNTLNVTYYEQRATAGLIITEATAITHQGQGYADVPGLYTSEALDGWKKVTSAVHAAGGKIVVQMWHVGRISHTSLQPGEGQPVSASAITAKAKTYIRHPDGTGEFVPTSEPRALEASELPGIVEDYRKAARAAIDAGFDGVEIHAANGYLIDQFLRSGTNERTDAYGGSIENRARFLFDVTDAIVAEIGAGRTGIRLSPVTPANDAFDPEPQPLFDHVVKGLAKHDLAYIHIIEGATGGDRDFKQGDTAFDFAALRATYEAAGGKAAWMANNGYDRKLAIESVESGRVDLVAFGKPFISNPDLVDRLKQDAPLNAFDPDTFYGGGAKGYTDYPVLTQQAAE; encoded by the coding sequence ATGACGTCTCTCTTCGACCCCACGACCGCCGGCGACATCGCGCTTGCCAACCGCATCGTCATGGCGCCGCTGACGCGCAATCGCTCGCCGGGTGCCGTGCCGAACACGCTGAACGTCACCTATTACGAACAGCGCGCCACAGCCGGCCTCATCATCACCGAAGCCACAGCCATTACCCATCAGGGACAGGGCTATGCGGACGTTCCCGGCCTCTACACGTCGGAAGCGCTCGATGGCTGGAAGAAGGTCACGAGCGCCGTGCACGCGGCCGGCGGCAAGATCGTCGTCCAGATGTGGCATGTCGGCCGTATCTCGCACACCTCGCTGCAGCCGGGCGAAGGCCAGCCGGTTTCGGCGTCTGCCATCACCGCCAAGGCCAAGACCTATATCCGCCACCCTGATGGCACGGGCGAATTCGTACCGACGTCCGAGCCGCGCGCGCTGGAAGCCTCGGAGCTTCCGGGCATCGTTGAGGACTACCGCAAGGCCGCCCGTGCGGCCATCGATGCAGGCTTCGACGGCGTCGAAATCCATGCGGCCAACGGCTACCTAATCGACCAGTTCCTGCGCTCCGGAACCAACGAGCGGACGGACGCCTATGGCGGCTCCATCGAGAACCGTGCTCGATTCCTGTTCGACGTCACCGACGCCATCGTTGCGGAAATCGGCGCCGGCCGCACCGGCATCCGCCTCTCACCCGTAACGCCGGCAAACGATGCGTTCGATCCCGAGCCGCAGCCGTTATTCGACCATGTCGTCAAGGGCCTCGCAAAGCACGATCTGGCCTATATCCACATCATCGAAGGCGCGACCGGCGGCGATCGCGATTTCAAGCAGGGCGATACCGCGTTTGACTTCGCAGCGCTCCGCGCGACCTACGAGGCCGCCGGCGGCAAGGCTGCCTGGATGGCGAACAATGGTTATGACCGCAAGCTGGCGATCGAGTCGGTTGAAAGCGGCCGCGTCGATCTCGTCGCCTTCGGCAAGCCCTTCATCTCCAACCCGGACCTCGTGGACCGCCTGAAGCAGGACGCACCCCTGAACGCGTTCGACCCGGACACGTTCTACGGCGGCGGCGCCAAGGGCTACACGGACTATCCCGTCCTGACCCAGCAGGCCGCGGAATAA
- a CDS encoding MFS transporter, whose translation MTIAGHHRIYICFFLFAVALGALLARMPDLQVALQVDKSELGLTLIGMAIGALISLTVSSPLIERLGPKITAYITVIGTAACYALVPWMPGPAGVFAVLLVAGMLAGALEINLNVELGRVEAATGRSVMNRAHGCWSLGFFVTALVASFIRQSGVSMQVHLGVTLLAVIVFAWVAIRGLEAAPVDATHLPEEKAPAFAFPTMGLLPLCLIGIAAFLVEGAGIDWSAIYMRDVFQSEPFVGGLGLTLFTFFMALVRMVADPLVERFGSRTVAASLLVLSAIGIAAVGLSPHPVVALFGFALMGAGCSAVYPLAVSAAAQRRDRAPHVNVASLGQVTFIIFFFAPPLLGFVAEHAGIRASYFICLPLVIGALFCVPSLKGVAARTA comes from the coding sequence TTGACCATCGCCGGGCATCACAGGATCTACATCTGCTTCTTCCTGTTTGCCGTGGCGCTGGGGGCGTTGCTTGCGCGCATGCCCGACCTGCAGGTTGCCCTGCAGGTCGACAAGTCGGAACTCGGCCTGACCCTGATCGGCATGGCCATCGGCGCGCTGATCTCGCTGACCGTGTCCTCGCCGCTGATCGAGCGGCTTGGCCCGAAAATCACCGCTTATATCACCGTCATCGGTACGGCGGCGTGCTATGCGTTGGTGCCGTGGATGCCGGGTCCTGCCGGAGTCTTTGCCGTGCTGCTCGTTGCGGGCATGCTGGCCGGTGCGCTCGAAATCAATCTCAATGTCGAACTCGGGCGCGTCGAGGCGGCCACCGGCCGCAGTGTGATGAACCGGGCGCATGGCTGCTGGAGCCTCGGCTTCTTCGTAACGGCGCTGGTCGCGTCGTTCATCCGCCAGTCCGGCGTGTCCATGCAGGTCCATCTCGGCGTGACGCTGCTTGCGGTCATCGTCTTCGCGTGGGTGGCAATCCGGGGGCTTGAGGCCGCGCCGGTGGATGCGACGCATCTGCCGGAGGAAAAGGCGCCGGCCTTCGCTTTCCCGACCATGGGCCTCCTGCCGCTCTGCCTGATCGGTATCGCCGCATTCCTGGTGGAGGGGGCGGGCATCGACTGGTCGGCGATCTACATGCGCGACGTGTTCCAGTCGGAGCCCTTCGTCGGCGGATTGGGGCTGACGCTCTTCACGTTCTTCATGGCGCTGGTGCGCATGGTGGCCGATCCCCTTGTCGAGCGCTTCGGCAGCCGGACGGTTGCCGCCTCGCTGCTGGTGCTGTCGGCCATCGGGATTGCCGCCGTCGGCCTGTCGCCACATCCTGTCGTGGCGCTCTTCGGCTTCGCGCTGATGGGCGCAGGGTGCAGCGCCGTCTATCCGCTCGCCGTGTCTGCCGCCGCCCAGCGGCGCGACCGCGCCCCGCATGTCAACGTCGCCTCGCTCGGGCAGGTGACGTTCATCATCTTCTTCTTTGCGCCGCCGCTTCTCGGTTTCGTCGCCGAACACGCCGGCATCCGGGCCTCTTACTTCATCTGCCTGCCGCTGGTCATCGGCGCGCTGTTCTGCGTGCCGTCCTTGAAGGGCGTTGCCGCGCGCACCGCTTGA
- a CDS encoding pyridoxal phosphate-dependent aminotransferase — protein MAFLADALSRVKPSATIAVSQKARELKAKGRDVIGLGAGEPDFDTPDNIKQAAIEAINRGETKYTPVSGIPELREAIARKFKRENNLDYTAAQTIVGTGGKQILFNAFMATMNPGDEVVIPAPYWVSYPEMVSICGGTPVFVEATQANNFKLTAEDLDKAITPKTKWFIFNSPSNPSGAAYSHDELKALTDVLLKHPHVWVLTDDMYEHLTYGEFKFATPVEVEPKLYERTLTMNGVSKAYAMTGWRIGYAAGPLPLIKAMDMIQGQQTSGACSIAQWAAVEALNGTQDFIPENKKIFEGRRDLVVSMLNQATGIECPSPEGAFYVYPSCKGLIGKTAPTGKVIETDEDFVSELLESEGVAVVHGSAFGLGPNFRISYATSEALLEEACKRIQRFCAACK, from the coding sequence ATGGCCTTTCTCGCCGACGCTCTTTCCCGTGTGAAGCCCTCCGCCACCATCGCCGTGTCGCAGAAGGCGCGCGAACTCAAAGCGAAGGGCCGGGACGTGATCGGCCTTGGCGCCGGCGAGCCGGATTTCGATACGCCCGACAACATCAAGCAGGCGGCCATCGAGGCGATCAACCGCGGCGAGACGAAGTACACGCCGGTCTCCGGCATTCCGGAACTGCGCGAGGCGATCGCCAGGAAGTTCAAGCGCGAAAACAATCTCGATTACACCGCAGCGCAGACGATCGTCGGCACCGGAGGCAAGCAGATCCTGTTCAACGCCTTCATGGCGACGATGAACCCCGGTGACGAGGTCGTTATCCCCGCGCCCTACTGGGTGTCCTACCCGGAAATGGTGTCGATCTGCGGCGGCACGCCTGTGTTCGTCGAAGCGACGCAGGCCAACAATTTCAAGCTGACGGCCGAGGATCTGGACAAGGCGATCACGCCGAAGACCAAGTGGTTCATCTTCAACTCGCCATCGAACCCTTCTGGTGCCGCCTATTCGCACGACGAGTTGAAGGCGCTGACGGATGTGCTGCTGAAGCATCCCCATGTCTGGGTGCTGACCGACGACATGTACGAGCATCTGACCTATGGCGAATTCAAGTTCGCGACACCCGTCGAAGTCGAGCCCAAGCTCTATGAGCGGACGCTGACGATGAACGGCGTTTCCAAGGCCTATGCCATGACGGGATGGCGCATCGGCTATGCCGCCGGTCCGCTGCCGCTCATCAAGGCCATGGATATGATCCAGGGTCAGCAGACGTCGGGCGCCTGCTCGATCGCCCAGTGGGCAGCCGTCGAAGCGCTCAATGGCACGCAGGATTTCATCCCCGAGAACAAGAAGATCTTCGAAGGCCGCCGCGACCTCGTGGTGTCCATGCTCAACCAGGCAACCGGCATCGAGTGCCCGTCTCCGGAAGGCGCCTTCTATGTCTACCCCTCCTGCAAGGGGCTGATCGGCAAGACGGCGCCCACCGGCAAGGTGATCGAAACGGACGAGGACTTCGTGTCGGAACTGCTGGAATCGGAAGGCGTTGCCGTCGTTCATGGTTCGGCCTTCGGCCTCGGTCCGAACTTCCGCATCTCCTACGCCACGTCGGAGGCGCTTCTGGAGGAAGCCTGCAAGCGCATCCAGCGCTTCTGCGCCGCCTGCAAGTAA
- a CDS encoding DMT family transporter: MTRIQANLVLLLAGAIWGAGFVAQSTAMETIGPLWFTSLRFLIAAVVLAPFALRERRQAAVPLSRRDMRGFIAIGVSLFLAALAQQIGIMTTSVANSGFLTGLYVVLVPILTVLFLRRRPHWIIWPAAGLAFLGIFLLSGGSLSALTGGDLLTILAALFCAVQVILIAVFAHSSGRPFALSLIQFATCAVLAGGIALFMEPLSLDAIRATTTEFLYSGIFSSAVAFTLQVVGQRYTTAPQAAIFLSSEALFAAFFSVLLLGETIAPIGYLGGIIIFAAMLMVEIVPELGRRRTGESPVSSVG; the protein is encoded by the coding sequence GTGACGCGCATTCAGGCCAATCTCGTCCTTCTTCTCGCCGGCGCCATCTGGGGCGCTGGCTTCGTCGCGCAATCCACGGCGATGGAAACCATCGGCCCGCTCTGGTTCACGAGCCTGCGGTTCCTCATCGCCGCCGTCGTGCTCGCGCCGTTCGCACTCCGCGAACGCCGCCAGGCGGCAGTCCCCCTCAGTCGTCGGGATATGCGCGGCTTCATCGCCATCGGCGTCTCTCTCTTCCTCGCCGCCCTCGCCCAGCAGATCGGCATCATGACGACCTCGGTCGCCAATTCCGGCTTCCTCACCGGTCTTTACGTCGTGCTCGTCCCCATCCTCACCGTCCTCTTCCTACGCCGACGCCCCCACTGGATCATCTGGCCCGCTGCCGGTCTGGCGTTCCTCGGCATCTTCCTCCTGTCCGGAGGCTCCCTATCGGCGCTGACGGGTGGGGATCTGCTGACCATTCTCGCCGCGCTCTTCTGCGCCGTGCAGGTCATCCTCATCGCCGTCTTCGCCCATTCGAGCGGCCGCCCCTTCGCTCTGTCGCTCATCCAGTTCGCCACCTGTGCCGTCCTTGCCGGCGGCATCGCGCTCTTTATGGAGCCGTTGTCGCTCGACGCCATCCGGGCAACGACGACGGAGTTCCTTTATTCCGGCATCTTCTCCAGCGCGGTCGCCTTCACCCTGCAGGTCGTCGGGCAGCGCTACACGACGGCGCCGCAAGCCGCGATCTTCCTGTCGAGCGAAGCATTGTTTGCAGCATTCTTCAGCGTGTTGCTTCTGGGCGAAACCATCGCGCCGATTGGTTACCTCGGCGGCATCATCATCTTCGCAGCCATGCTGATGGTGGAAATCGTCCCGGAACTCGGTCGCCGCAGAACCGGCGAGAGCCCTGTCTCGTCAGTGGGTTAG
- a CDS encoding cold-shock protein, translating to MAETGIVKFFNTDKGFGFIKPDNGGADIFVHISAVQASGLNDLTENQKVSYDTEPDRRGKGPKAVNLNVSG from the coding sequence ATGGCCGAAACTGGCATTGTAAAATTCTTCAACACCGACAAGGGCTTCGGCTTCATCAAGCCTGACAATGGCGGCGCGGACATCTTCGTCCACATCTCTGCCGTCCAGGCTTCCGGCCTCAATGACCTGACCGAAAACCAGAAGGTCAGCTACGACACCGAGCCAGACCGCCGCGGCAAAGGCCCGAAGGCCGTCAACCTCAACGTCTCCGGCTGA
- a CDS encoding BA14K family protein, with product MRTLVKAAVLTIASLSAVLPSMTPAHADDWRYRRHHHRGNDGLALGAVGLATGLIVGGAIASAPRYRNEERVYIDPPAADYYEPAPVYRRPRPVVVNNYGSLEPWSPSWYRYCSNRYRSFDSRTGTFVGYDGRSYFCNAG from the coding sequence ATGAGAACCTTGGTCAAAGCTGCAGTTCTTACCATCGCCTCGCTCTCTGCAGTACTGCCGAGCATGACGCCGGCGCATGCGGACGACTGGCGGTACCGTCGCCATCATCATCGCGGCAATGACGGCCTGGCGCTCGGCGCCGTCGGCCTTGCCACCGGCCTGATCGTCGGCGGCGCCATTGCCAGCGCACCGCGCTACCGCAACGAAGAACGCGTCTACATCGACCCGCCGGCCGCCGACTATTATGAACCAGCCCCGGTCTATCGCCGTCCGCGCCCTGTCGTCGTCAACAATTACGGCTCGCTGGAGCCCTGGTCCCCGTCTTGGTATCGCTACTGCTCGAACCGCTACCGCTCGTTCGACTCCCGCACAGGTACCTTCGTCGGATATGACGGCCGATCCTACTTCTGCAACGCCGGCTGA
- a CDS encoding MBL fold metallo-hydrolase — protein sequence MLQAGIIPVTHFQQNCTILFDSETKEGVVVDPGGDVDVILQTVRENGIDLKAIWLTHGHIDHAGGAKELKEATGLEIIGPHEDDKPLLEKLEAQAERFGLTMKVENVLPDRWLSDGDTVSFGTHVFDVLHCPGHAPGHVVYVNQLQRFAHVGDVLFRGSIGRTDLPGGDHQQLLDSIRTKILPLGDDFGFICGHGPGGQIGEERRTNPYLRGL from the coding sequence ATGCTTCAGGCAGGCATCATTCCCGTTACGCATTTCCAGCAGAACTGCACTATTCTTTTCGACAGCGAAACCAAGGAAGGTGTCGTTGTCGATCCCGGTGGCGATGTCGATGTGATCCTCCAGACGGTCCGCGAGAATGGTATCGACCTCAAGGCCATCTGGCTGACGCACGGGCATATCGACCATGCCGGTGGCGCCAAGGAGCTGAAAGAGGCGACCGGTCTCGAGATCATCGGGCCGCACGAGGATGACAAGCCACTTCTGGAAAAACTGGAAGCGCAGGCTGAGCGGTTCGGCCTGACGATGAAGGTAGAGAACGTGCTGCCGGATCGGTGGCTATCCGATGGGGATACGGTGTCGTTCGGAACCCATGTCTTTGACGTTCTACATTGCCCCGGCCACGCGCCCGGCCATGTTGTCTATGTCAATCAGCTTCAGCGCTTCGCCCATGTCGGCGACGTCCTGTTCCGCGGCTCGATCGGACGGACGGATTTGCCAGGCGGGGATCACCAGCAGTTGCTCGATTCGATCCGCACCAAGATCCTGCCGCTCGGCGATGATTTTGGCTTTATCTGCGGCCACGGCCCCGGCGGGCAGATCGGCGAGGAGCGCCGAACGAATCCCTATCTGCGCGGGCTCTGA
- a CDS encoding MarR family winged helix-turn-helix transcriptional regulator translates to MRPAEPSSAERNGLDYELIELFFFAYRDFTSDPDVILEKRGFGRAHHRVLHFVDREPGMTVADLLETLKITKQSLARVLKQLIDGGYIHQLAGPEDRRQRMLYTTREGKALAKALAEPQSKRIADALAKVGPGGRDVVRRFLASMKTGPV, encoded by the coding sequence ATGCGCCCTGCCGAGCCGTCCTCTGCCGAGCGCAACGGCCTCGACTACGAGCTGATCGAGCTGTTCTTCTTCGCTTATCGCGACTTCACCTCCGACCCAGATGTCATTCTGGAAAAGCGAGGCTTCGGCCGGGCGCACCATCGCGTGCTGCACTTCGTCGATCGCGAACCCGGCATGACCGTGGCCGACCTGCTGGAGACGCTGAAGATCACCAAGCAAAGCCTGGCGCGTGTGCTGAAGCAGTTGATCGATGGCGGCTACATCCATCAGCTTGCAGGCCCCGAAGACCGGCGCCAGCGCATGCTCTACACGACACGCGAGGGCAAGGCGCTGGCCAAAGCCTTGGCGGAGCCACAGTCGAAGCGCATAGCTGACGCTCTGGCAAAGGTCGGACCCGGCGGCCGCGATGTCGTTCGTCGCTTTCTCGCCAGCATGAAGACAGGACCCGTCTAA
- a CDS encoding response regulator, with the protein MTKHFSLPDDAPHLLVVDDDRRIRDLLNRYLVEQGFRVTTAADADEARRRLQGIDFDLLIVDVMMPGETGISLTQSLRRLKTVPIIMLTALAETNARVEGLEAGADDYLPKPFDPRELVLRINNILRRNMPVQSPKVEQVIFGPFTFSVVRRELRRGADHIRLTDREQEIMMLFSQRAGETIPRHELVSDDIEVGERTIDVQINRLRRKIEDDPSNPVWLQTVRGIGYKLAVD; encoded by the coding sequence ATGACGAAACACTTCTCCCTCCCCGACGATGCGCCGCATCTTCTTGTCGTCGATGACGACCGCCGCATTCGCGACCTTCTCAACCGCTATCTCGTCGAGCAGGGCTTTCGCGTCACGACGGCGGCCGATGCCGACGAGGCGCGTCGCCGTCTCCAGGGTATCGACTTCGACCTCCTCATCGTCGACGTCATGATGCCGGGCGAAACCGGAATTTCGCTGACCCAGAGCCTGCGCCGCCTCAAGACCGTGCCGATCATCATGCTGACGGCCCTTGCCGAGACCAATGCCCGTGTCGAGGGACTGGAAGCCGGCGCTGACGACTACCTGCCAAAACCCTTCGACCCGCGCGAACTGGTCCTGCGGATCAACAACATCCTGCGCCGCAATATGCCAGTCCAGTCGCCAAAGGTGGAGCAGGTCATCTTCGGCCCCTTCACCTTTTCTGTCGTTCGGCGGGAACTGCGCCGTGGCGCGGATCATATCCGCCTGACGGACCGTGAGCAGGAGATTATGATGCTCTTCTCCCAGCGCGCCGGCGAGACCATCCCGCGGCACGAGCTGGTGAGCGATGACATCGAGGTCGGCGAGCGCACCATCGATGTCCAGATCAACCGTCTGCGCCGCAAGATCGAGGACGACCCGTCGAACCCCGTCTGGCTGCAGACCGTGCGCGGCATCGGCTACAAGCTGGCTGTGGACTGA